A genomic stretch from Mastacembelus armatus chromosome 12, fMasArm1.2, whole genome shotgun sequence includes:
- the LOC113124879 gene encoding serine/threonine-protein phosphatase 2A 55 kDa regulatory subunit B alpha isoform-like yields MAGPGGDMQWCFSQVKGAIDDDVAEADIISTVEFNHTGELLATGDKGGRVVIFQQEIENKNQSLFRSEYNVYSTFQSHEPEFDYLKSLEIEEKINKIRWLPQKNAAQFLLSTNDKTIKLWKISERDKRPEGYNLKEEDGRYKDPNTITSLRVPVLIPMDLMVEASPRRVFANAHTYHINSVSVNSDNETYLSADDLRINLWHLEITDRSFNIVDIKPANMEELTEVITAAEFHPHHCNTFVYSSSKGTIRMCDMRASALCDKHSKLFEEPEDPSNRSFFSEIISSISDVKFSHNGRYMMTRDYLSMKIWDLNMESRPVETYQVHEYLRSKLCSLYENDCIFDKFECCWNGNDSVVMTGSYNNFFRMFDRGHRRDVTLEASRENSKPMQVLKPRKVCAGGKRKKDEISVDSLDFNKKILHTAWHPQDNIIAVATTNNLYIFHDKVN; encoded by the exons GACCTGGAGGTGACATGCAGTGGTGCTTCTCTCAGGTGAAAGGAGCCATCGATGATGACGTAGCTGAAG cGGACATCATATCCACAGTCGAGTTTAACCACACAGGGGAGCTGCTGGCCACTGGAGACAAGGGTGGGCGTGTAGTAATTTTCCAGCAGGAAATAGAG AACAAGAATCAGTCTCTGTTCCGGAGCGAATACAATGTTTATAGCACTTTCCAGAGCCATGAGCCTGAGTTTGACTACTTGAAAAGTTTGGAAATAGAAGAAAAGATCAACAAGATTCGCTGGCTCCCTCAGAAAAATGCTGCTCAGTTTCTTTTGTCAACCAATG ATAAGACAATTAAGTTGTGGAAAATCAGTGAACGAGACAAGAGACCAGAGGGCTATAATCTCAAAGAGGAGGATGGACGCTACAAAGACCCCAACACTATCACATCACTGCGG GTACCAGTTTTAATACCAATGGACCTCATGGTTGAAGCCAGTCCACGGAGGGTGTTTGCCAACGCTCACACCTACCATATCAACTCTGTCTCAGTCAACAGCGACAATGAGACTTACCTGTCTGCAGACGACCTCCGCATCAACCTCTGGCACCTGGAGATCACTGACCGCAGCTTCA ATATTGTTGACATTAAACCAGCCAACATGGAGGAGCTGACTGAGGTGATCACAGCAGCAGAGTTCCATCCTCATCACTGTAACACCTTTgtctacagcagcagcaagggAACCATCCGTATGTGTGACATGAGGGCGTCAGCATTATGTGACAAGCACTCCAAAT TGTTTGAGGAGCCAGAGGATCCCAGTAATCGCTCCTTCTTCTCTGAGATCATATCCTCTATCTCAGATGTTAAGTTCAGCCACAATGGACGCTACATGATGACCAGAGACTACTTGTCCATGAAGATTTGGGACCTGAACATGGAGAGTAGGCCAGTGGAGACCTATCAG GTTCATGAGTACCTGAGGAGCAAGCTGTGCTCGCTCTACGAGAACGACTGTATTTTTGACAAGTTTGAATGCTGCTGGAATGGCAATGACAG TGTGGTGATGACTGGCTCATACAACAACTTCTTCCGGATGTTTGACCGTGGCCACAGGCGGGACGTCACCTTGGAGGCATCACGAGAAAACAGCAAGCCCATGCAAGTCCTGAAGCCTCGCAAGGTGTGTGCAGGCGGCAAGCGCAAAAAGGATGAAATCAGCGTGGACAGTTTGGACTTCAACAAGAAGATCCTTCACACTGCCTGGCACCCCCAGGACAACATCATTGCAGTGGCGACGACCAACAACCTCTACATATTCCACGATAAAGTGAACTAA
- the bnip3lb gene encoding BCL2 interacting protein 3 like b — MSDAASTTSTDNNGDSGLNGSWVELEMNRGGDSAQSSSTGGPAPALLPLPQVEEEEAIVGGLEHVPSSSSIHNGDMEKILLDAQHESSRSNSSCDSPPRPHSPQDEGQIIFDVDVAGRTDSQSEEDILDKERDMDILMKDADWVADWSSRPENIPPKEFHFRHPRRSVTLSMRKTGAMKKGGIFSAEFLKVFIPSLLLSHILALGLGVYIGKRLTTPPASSF, encoded by the exons ATGTCCGACGCTGCTAGCACTACTTCTACAGACAACAACGGAGACTCCGGGCTAAACG GGTCCTGGGTGGAATTGGAGATGAACAGAGGAGGTGACTCGGCCCAGTCCTCTTCCACAGGCGGCCCGGCCCCGGCCCTGCTACCCCTTCCTcaggtggaggaagaagaggccATTGTGGGTGGACTGGAGCATGTCCCATCCTCATCCTCTATCCACAATGGAGACATGGAGAAGATCCTTTTGGATGCTCAGCACGAGTCGAGCCGCAGCAACTCCTCCTGTGACAG CCCTCCTCGACCCCACAGTCCCCAGGATGAGGGACAGATCATCTTCGATGTGGATGTGGCCGGCAGAACAGACAGCCAA tcagAAGAGGACATCTTGGACAAGGAAAGGGACATGGACATCCTGATGAAGGACGCAGATTGGGTTGCCGATTGGTCTAGTCGACCGGAAAACATTCCTCCAAA ggaGTTTCATTTCCGTCATCCTCGACGCTCTGTAACCCTCAGCATGAGGAAGACTGGGGCCATGAAGAAAGGAGGTATCTTCTCTGCTGAGTTCCTCAAAGTGTTTATCCCCTCATTGCTGCTATCGCACATCCTTGCTCTGGGGCTGGG AGTCTATATTGGAAAAAGGTTGACCACGCCACCGGCCAGCTCTTTCTGA